One stretch of Armigeres subalbatus isolate Guangzhou_Male chromosome 2, GZ_Asu_2, whole genome shotgun sequence DNA includes these proteins:
- the LOC134217606 gene encoding brachyurin-like, producing MKHLALFITVLTVSCAEWIEIDWSKVRPIHTFDRYWAHIPDKLQYLRQLVPPIRMIDRQDATPGQFPYQAALILNFTDGLALCGGTILTKNCILTAAHCVEDVLRGTAIVGAHDIRQDEPTQQRIAFVTDGISMHSGFTRASLRNDIATVRLSRPMTFNGRVIPIRLPVATDIRTFGYWSGTVSGFGQTSKENFNTSTELMFVRKPILTNMECYRYWGNRIDMQNICLSAAGGPGACSGDSGGPLTVKSAKILQVGIVSFGPPGLCSIGKPSVFMRVTHFRNWIIRNSDL from the coding sequence ATGAAACATTTGGCTTTGTTCATTACTGTGCTGACAGTGAGCTGTGCCGAATGGATCGAGATCGATTGGTCCAAGGTGCGTCCAATCCATACGTTCGACCGCTACTGGGCCCATATACCCGATAAACTACAATACTTGCGCCAATTGGTACCGCCAATACGCATGATCGATAGGCAGGATGCTACTCCCGGACAGTTCCCTTATCAGGCAGCTCTAATACTCAACTTCACCGATGGTCTTGCTCTGTGCGGTGGAACGATCTtgaccaaaaattgtatcttgacTGCTGCCCACTGCGTCGAGGACGTATTGAGAGGAACTGCGATCGTTGGTGCACACGACATTCGTCAAGACGAACCAACGCAGCAACGAATTGCTTTTGTCACGGATGGAATAAGCATGCATTCTGGATTCACGCGTGCTAGTCTACGTAACGACATTGCCACCGTTCGCCTAAGCAGACCCATGACCTTCAATGGCCGTGTTATCCCGATTCGCCTTCCTGTGGCTACGGATATCCGCACGTTTGGCTATTGGAGCGGAACCGTGTCTGGGTTTGGGCAAACATCCAAAGAAAACTTTAACACATCTACCGAACTAATGTTTGTAAGGAAACCGATTTTGACCAATATGGAATGTTATCGTTACTGGGGCAATCGAATCGACATGCAAAATATATGTCTGTCCGCGGCAGGCGGTCCCGGTGCCTGTTCCGGTGACTCTGGTGGCCCACTGACGGTCAAATCGGCTAAAATTCTACAAGTAGGTATTGTGTCGTTCGGACCACCTGGCCTATGTTCCATTGGTAAGCCATCGGTGTTTATGCGCGTGACACATTTCCGAAATTGGATCATTCGGAACTCCGATCTGTGA